A genomic window from Nocardioides rotundus includes:
- a CDS encoding sterol carrier family protein — translation MPARLRTADPAEVEEALGADPRSPEQTRLLVKHFLAVLAERAPGRSVEVRVPPYAAAQVIPGVRHTRGTPPAVVEMDADTWIGLASGSLAWPDAQVSASGERADLSAYLPLL, via the coding sequence ATGCCCGCCCGACTGCGAACGGCCGACCCCGCCGAGGTCGAGGAGGCACTCGGCGCCGACCCTCGCAGCCCCGAGCAGACCCGGCTGCTGGTCAAGCACTTCCTGGCCGTGCTCGCCGAGCGCGCCCCCGGCCGGTCGGTGGAGGTGCGGGTGCCGCCGTACGCCGCCGCACAGGTGATCCCCGGCGTCCGGCACACGCGCGGCACCCCGCCGGCGGTGGTGGAGATGGACGCCGACACCTGGATCGGGCTCGCCAGCGGGTCGCTCGCGTGGCCCGACGCGCAGGTCAGTGCGTCCGGGGAGCGGGCCGACCTCTCGGCGTACCTCCCGCTGCTCTGA
- the rocD gene encoding ornithine--oxo-acid transaminase has protein sequence MTDELTREQTPTAAHIELTEGYAAHNYHPLRVVLSSGEGAWVTDVEGNRYLDCLAGYSALNFGHGHPRLLQRAHEQLDRLTLTSRAFYNDQLGPFARDLCALTGKEMMLPMNSGAEAVETAIKVARRWGYLVKGVPDGQANIVAMDGNFHGRTTTIVSFSTDPDATTHYAPYTGGFRVVPYGDLSALEAAVDENTVAVLLEPIQGEGGVIIPPEGYLRGVRTLCNKHEMLMIADEIQSGLARTGRTFACDHEDVTPDMYILGKALGGGLYPVSAVAANADVLGVITPGTHGSTFGGNPLAAAIGSEVCAMLAEGEFQARAEKLGGYLADGLASMVGNGLDAVRARGLWAGVDIDPGLATGRSITEALLDRGVLAKEAHGQTVRLAPPLVATEQDLDVLIDAFRAVTAG, from the coding sequence ATGACCGACGAGCTCACCCGGGAGCAGACCCCGACCGCCGCCCACATCGAGCTCACCGAGGGCTACGCGGCACACAACTACCACCCCCTGCGGGTGGTGCTGTCCTCCGGCGAGGGCGCGTGGGTGACCGACGTCGAGGGCAACCGCTACCTGGACTGCCTCGCGGGCTACTCCGCGCTCAACTTCGGCCACGGGCACCCGCGGCTTCTGCAGCGCGCCCACGAGCAGCTGGACCGGCTGACGCTGACCTCGCGCGCGTTCTACAATGACCAGCTCGGCCCCTTCGCCCGCGACCTCTGCGCCCTCACCGGCAAGGAGATGATGCTGCCGATGAACTCGGGCGCCGAGGCGGTCGAGACCGCGATCAAGGTCGCCCGACGCTGGGGCTACCTGGTCAAGGGCGTCCCGGACGGCCAGGCCAACATCGTCGCGATGGACGGCAACTTCCACGGCCGCACCACCACGATCGTGTCCTTCTCCACCGACCCGGACGCGACCACCCACTACGCGCCGTACACCGGCGGCTTCCGGGTCGTGCCGTACGGCGACCTGTCGGCCCTGGAGGCCGCGGTCGACGAGAACACGGTGGCCGTGCTGCTCGAGCCGATCCAGGGCGAGGGTGGCGTGATCATCCCGCCCGAGGGCTATCTGCGCGGGGTCCGCACCCTGTGCAACAAGCACGAGATGCTGATGATCGCCGACGAGATCCAGTCCGGCCTGGCCCGTACCGGCCGCACGTTCGCCTGCGACCACGAGGACGTCACCCCGGATATGTACATCCTCGGCAAGGCGCTCGGCGGCGGGCTCTACCCCGTGTCCGCGGTCGCCGCGAACGCCGACGTGCTCGGGGTGATCACTCCCGGCACCCACGGCTCCACCTTCGGCGGCAACCCGCTGGCCGCCGCCATCGGCTCCGAGGTGTGCGCGATGCTGGCCGAGGGCGAGTTCCAGGCCCGCGCGGAGAAGCTCGGCGGCTATCTCGCCGACGGGCTCGCCTCGATGGTCGGCAACGGCCTGGACGCGGTCCGGGCGCGCGGCCTGTGGGCGGGCGTCGACATCGACCCGGGGCTGGCCACGGGTCGCTCGATCACCGAGGCGCTGCTGGACCGGGGCGTGCTGGCCAAGGAGGCGCACGGCCAGACCGTCCGGCTCGCCCCTCCCCTGGTCGCCACGGAGCAGGACCTCGACGTACTGATCGACGCGTTCCGGGCCGTCACGGCCGGCTGA
- a CDS encoding calcium-binding protein, giving the protein MKRIIIAATATAGLMALATPALADTFNGTSGDDRIDGTAQADTIWGYTGNDRLAGLGGNDEIYGGRGADEIWGGPGADWLKGELGPDTIYGRGGADTVADGRAADVVYLGDGDDQVYTDRDGSPDRFVCGAGKDTVAYWGRPEKIDSWSGCERVINWAH; this is encoded by the coding sequence ATGAAGCGGATCATCATCGCAGCCACGGCGACCGCCGGGCTGATGGCGCTCGCCACACCGGCCCTGGCCGATACCTTCAACGGGACGTCCGGCGACGACCGGATCGACGGCACCGCCCAGGCCGACACGATCTGGGGCTACACCGGGAACGACCGGCTGGCGGGGCTGGGCGGGAACGACGAGATCTACGGCGGCCGCGGGGCCGACGAGATCTGGGGCGGCCCCGGTGCCGACTGGCTCAAGGGCGAGCTGGGGCCCGACACGATCTACGGCAGGGGCGGCGCCGACACGGTCGCCGATGGGCGCGCGGCCGACGTCGTCTACCTCGGCGACGGCGACGACCAGGTCTATACCGATCGCGACGGCTCGCCGGACCGGTTCGTGTGCGGGGCCGGCAAGGACACGGTCGCCTATTGGGGCAGGCCCGAGAAGATCGACAGCTGGTCGGGCTGTG
- a CDS encoding sensor histidine kinase → MREDGQLEFAAFVGDVPDRAAVLRTTAPAAALVEHIAEGETWGDFKFVPHERVTIPAEYVAYTPNGTGASDDPDAWHPEDSLSAPIFDDDGLLRALLQVDQPIDGRRPSAEKRAKLQRYAAQTRRAVLTAVEGEEAGRRLTLAARARRVVRNATGQLGAQGVLDAAGPALIEAFEIDRLWIESMAGEEYVQAFWLGDDSPWRPSERLLKAFREQAQEHWANHAAAVIQADDPLPSGLAEQEERAFRGALERAGSAGALMVPLGAGTTCVGYLLMAADHRDDPWTAAERETVLDIGHDLGRALLTARVFAREREVAEKLRRLDEYRRTFVRTLAHELKNPLAAIFGHTAVTGQLPLSPQAAESMTAIRGAADRMRIVIDDLLVLSGLNDPEFPLVPAEVDLAEVVHDVVDANLVVASQQSLELDVATPDVLWVRGSAAELERALTNLVGNALSYTPAGGRVLVHLATEGDEVRLTVRDDGPGILPADRQRIFDDFYRGSNPATRGIPGSGLGLSIVAHVAARHGGRVEVESEPGDGAEFTIVLPARSR, encoded by the coding sequence GTGCGTGAGGATGGTCAGTTGGAGTTTGCCGCGTTCGTGGGCGACGTACCCGACCGCGCGGCCGTGCTGCGCACGACCGCGCCCGCGGCCGCCCTGGTCGAGCACATCGCCGAGGGGGAGACCTGGGGCGACTTCAAGTTCGTTCCGCACGAGCGGGTGACCATCCCGGCGGAGTACGTCGCCTACACCCCCAACGGCACCGGCGCCAGCGACGACCCGGACGCCTGGCACCCGGAGGACAGCCTGTCCGCGCCCATCTTCGACGACGACGGGCTGCTGCGGGCCCTGCTGCAGGTGGACCAGCCGATCGACGGCCGCCGCCCGAGCGCGGAGAAGCGGGCCAAGCTGCAGCGATACGCGGCCCAGACCCGCCGAGCCGTGCTGACCGCCGTCGAAGGCGAGGAGGCCGGACGCCGCCTCACCCTGGCCGCCCGCGCACGTCGCGTGGTGCGCAACGCCACCGGACAGCTGGGCGCCCAGGGGGTGCTGGACGCCGCCGGCCCGGCGCTGATCGAGGCCTTCGAAATCGACCGGCTGTGGATCGAGAGCATGGCCGGCGAGGAGTACGTCCAGGCGTTCTGGCTCGGGGACGACAGCCCCTGGCGGCCCTCGGAGCGCCTGTTGAAGGCGTTCCGGGAACAGGCGCAGGAACACTGGGCCAACCACGCGGCCGCGGTCATCCAGGCCGACGACCCGCTGCCCTCGGGGCTCGCCGAGCAGGAGGAGCGTGCCTTCCGGGGTGCCCTGGAACGCGCGGGCTCCGCTGGCGCCCTCATGGTCCCGCTGGGCGCCGGAACCACCTGCGTCGGCTATCTGCTGATGGCCGCCGACCACCGCGACGACCCGTGGACGGCCGCCGAGCGGGAGACGGTGCTGGACATCGGCCACGACCTCGGGCGTGCGCTGCTGACGGCGCGGGTCTTCGCGCGGGAGCGGGAGGTGGCCGAGAAGCTGCGTCGGCTCGACGAGTACCGCCGTACCTTCGTCCGGACGCTGGCGCACGAGCTGAAGAACCCGCTGGCGGCGATCTTCGGCCACACCGCGGTCACCGGTCAGCTGCCGCTCTCGCCGCAGGCCGCGGAGTCGATGACCGCGATCCGCGGCGCGGCGGACCGGATGCGGATCGTGATCGACGACCTGCTGGTGCTCTCCGGCCTCAACGACCCGGAGTTCCCGCTGGTGCCGGCGGAGGTGGACCTGGCCGAGGTGGTGCACGACGTGGTCGACGCCAACCTCGTGGTGGCCAGCCAGCAGTCGCTCGAGCTCGACGTGGCCACCCCCGACGTGCTGTGGGTGCGCGGCTCGGCGGCCGAGCTCGAGCGGGCCCTCACCAACCTGGTCGGCAACGCGCTCAGCTACACCCCCGCCGGCGGGCGGGTGCTGGTGCACCTGGCCACCGAGGGGGACGAGGTCCGGCTCACCGTCCGCGACGACGGCCCGGGCATCCTGCCGGCGGACCGGCAGCGGATCTTCGACGACTTCTACCGCGGCAGCAACCCGGCCACCCGGGGCATCCCCGGCTCCGGTCTGGGGCTGTCCATCGTGGCGCACGTCGCAGCCCGGCACGGCGGCCGGGTGGAGGTGGAGTCCGAGCCCGGCGATGGCGCGGAGTTCACCATCGTGCTGCCGGCGCGCTCCCGCTGA
- a CDS encoding dipeptidase, whose product MSGEVTYDDLVSRARGTLPGLRRELEDLVRIQSVSADPARAEEVRRSAEATRDLFAAEGCETEIVSAASDGRAPAVIARKQGPEGAPTVLLYAHHDVQPENDHAEWDSPPWEPTERDGRLYGRGAADDKAGIAAHLGALRALGDDLPVSVVVFVEGEEEVGSETLSDLLAEYGERLRSEVIVIADSGNWDIGVPALTTSLRGLVRVDVEVRTLTHAVHSGMWGGLVPDALIALSRLLASLHDDRGNVAVEGLHAGPAADVEYPEERLRAESGATAGVEWIGDGSAVERLWTRPALSVTGLDAPKVDGASNTLVPAARARISMRIAPGDTTESALAALMRHLDQHVPWGAELTVTTVDVGEATAIDATGPAYDAARWAFTRAWDGTAPIDMGVGGSIPFIAEFLQAFPEASVLVTGVEDPDTRAHGANEGLHLAEFERVVVAETLLLARLGGLV is encoded by the coding sequence ATGAGCGGTGAGGTGACCTACGACGACCTGGTGTCCCGCGCGCGGGGGACCCTTCCCGGCCTGCGGCGCGAGCTGGAGGACCTGGTGCGGATCCAGTCGGTGAGCGCCGACCCGGCCCGGGCCGAGGAGGTACGGCGCAGTGCGGAGGCGACCCGCGACCTGTTCGCCGCCGAGGGCTGCGAGACCGAGATCGTCAGCGCCGCCTCCGACGGACGGGCCCCGGCCGTGATCGCCCGCAAACAGGGCCCCGAGGGCGCGCCGACGGTGCTGCTCTACGCCCACCACGACGTGCAGCCGGAGAACGACCACGCCGAGTGGGACTCCCCGCCCTGGGAGCCCACCGAGCGCGACGGCCGGCTCTACGGCCGCGGCGCCGCGGACGACAAGGCGGGCATCGCCGCGCACCTGGGCGCGCTGCGCGCCCTCGGGGACGACCTGCCGGTCTCGGTGGTGGTCTTCGTCGAGGGGGAGGAGGAGGTCGGCTCCGAGACGCTGTCGGACCTGCTCGCGGAGTACGGCGAGCGGCTGCGCTCGGAGGTGATCGTGATCGCCGACTCCGGCAACTGGGACATCGGCGTCCCCGCGCTGACCACCAGCCTGCGCGGGCTGGTCCGGGTGGACGTCGAGGTCCGCACGCTGACCCACGCCGTGCACTCCGGCATGTGGGGCGGCCTGGTCCCCGACGCGCTGATCGCGCTCTCCCGCCTGCTCGCCAGCCTGCACGACGACCGCGGCAATGTGGCCGTCGAGGGGCTGCACGCCGGCCCGGCGGCCGATGTGGAGTACCCCGAGGAGCGGCTGCGCGCCGAGTCCGGGGCCACCGCGGGCGTGGAGTGGATCGGCGACGGCTCCGCGGTGGAGCGGCTGTGGACCCGCCCGGCGCTCTCGGTCACCGGGCTGGACGCGCCGAAGGTCGACGGGGCGTCGAACACCCTGGTCCCCGCGGCGCGCGCCCGGATCTCGATGCGGATCGCCCCCGGCGACACCACCGAGAGCGCGCTCGCCGCCCTGATGCGGCACCTGGACCAGCACGTCCCCTGGGGCGCCGAGCTGACCGTCACGACGGTCGACGTCGGCGAGGCGACGGCCATCGACGCCACGGGGCCGGCGTACGACGCCGCCCGGTGGGCCTTCACCCGCGCCTGGGACGGCACGGCTCCGATCGACATGGGCGTGGGCGGCTCGATCCCGTTCATCGCCGAGTTCCTGCAGGCGTTCCCCGAGGCGAGCGTGCTCGTCACGGGCGTCGAGGACCCCGACACCCGGGCCCACGGGGCCAACGAGGGGCTGCACCTGGCCGAGTTCGAGCGGGTCGTGGTGGCCGAGACGCTGCTGCTGGCCCGGCTCGGCGGGCTGGTCTGA
- the purF gene encoding amidophosphoribosyltransferase produces the protein MSGPARRRGGDGRLTAALDPQDLGPQDACGVFGVWAPGEDVAKLTYYGLYALQHRGQESAGIAVSNGRQILVYKDMGLVSQVFDESTLEALRGHLAVGHARYSTTGAPTWHNAQPTFHPTQHGSIALAHNGNLINTADLATMLGRERAEGELDLNLRPPPEATNDTSVVTQLLAHHPDTTVEERAIELLPQIRGAFCFVWMDEHTLYAARDPQGIRPLVLGRLERGWVVASETAALDIVGASYVREVEPGEMVVIDEEGLRSRTFAEAAPKHCLFEFVYLARPDTMINDQRVHSVRVEIGRRLARAFPADADLVIPVPESGTPSAIGYAEASGIPYGTGLVKNSYVGRTFIQPSQTIRQLGIRLKLNPLRDVIEGKRLVVVDDSIVRGNTQRALVRMLREAGAREVHVRISSPPVKWPCFYGIDFASRAELIANGLSTEEICRSIGADSLAYIDLDDLVEASTVPKDNLCRACFDGVYPVELPDEERLGKYLLEVPADAEGGGRTDADGVHVSVGGAGATDSLDRP, from the coding sequence GTGAGCGGACCTGCACGCCGACGCGGTGGCGACGGCCGGTTGACGGCTGCGCTGGATCCTCAGGACCTGGGCCCCCAGGACGCCTGTGGCGTCTTCGGGGTCTGGGCCCCGGGGGAGGACGTTGCGAAGCTGACCTACTACGGGCTCTACGCGCTGCAGCACCGCGGCCAGGAGTCGGCCGGCATCGCGGTGAGCAACGGCCGGCAGATCCTGGTCTACAAGGACATGGGCCTGGTCTCGCAGGTCTTCGACGAGTCCACCCTGGAGGCGCTGCGCGGCCACCTGGCCGTCGGGCACGCGCGCTACTCGACCACCGGCGCGCCGACCTGGCACAACGCCCAGCCGACCTTCCACCCGACCCAGCACGGCTCGATCGCGCTGGCGCACAACGGCAATCTGATCAACACCGCCGACCTGGCCACGATGCTGGGGCGCGAGCGGGCCGAGGGCGAGCTGGACCTGAACCTGCGGCCGCCGCCGGAGGCGACCAACGACACCTCCGTGGTCACCCAGCTGCTGGCCCACCACCCCGACACCACGGTGGAGGAGCGGGCGATCGAGCTGCTGCCGCAGATCCGCGGAGCGTTCTGCTTCGTCTGGATGGACGAGCACACCCTCTACGCCGCCCGCGACCCGCAGGGGATCCGGCCGCTGGTGCTCGGCCGCCTGGAGCGCGGCTGGGTGGTGGCCTCGGAGACGGCGGCGCTGGACATCGTGGGCGCCTCCTACGTCCGCGAGGTCGAGCCCGGCGAGATGGTGGTCATCGACGAGGAGGGGCTGCGCAGCCGAACCTTCGCCGAGGCGGCGCCCAAGCACTGCCTCTTCGAGTTCGTCTACCTGGCCCGGCCGGACACGATGATCAACGACCAGCGGGTGCACAGCGTCCGGGTCGAGATCGGCCGCCGGCTGGCGCGGGCGTTCCCCGCGGACGCCGACCTGGTGATCCCGGTCCCGGAGTCGGGCACGCCCTCGGCGATCGGCTATGCCGAGGCGTCGGGGATCCCCTACGGCACCGGCCTGGTGAAGAACTCCTACGTCGGCCGGACCTTCATCCAGCCCAGCCAGACCATCCGCCAGCTCGGCATCCGGCTCAAGCTGAACCCGCTGCGCGACGTGATCGAGGGCAAGCGGCTGGTGGTCGTGGACGACTCCATCGTCCGCGGCAACACCCAGCGCGCCCTGGTGCGGATGCTGCGCGAGGCCGGCGCGCGCGAGGTGCACGTGCGCATCTCCTCGCCGCCGGTGAAGTGGCCGTGCTTCTACGGCATCGACTTCGCCTCCCGGGCCGAGCTGATCGCCAACGGTCTGTCCACCGAGGAGATCTGCCGCTCGATCGGCGCCGACTCGCTGGCCTACATCGACCTCGACGACCTGGTCGAGGCCAGCACGGTGCCCAAGGACAACCTGTGCCGTGCCTGCTTCGACGGGGTCTACCCGGTCGAGCTGCCGGACGAGGAGCGGCTGGGCAAGTACCTCCTCGAGGTGCCGGCCGACGCCGAAGGCGGCGGACGCACGGACGCCGACGGGGTGCATGTCTCCGTGGGCGGTGCCGGGGCGACCGACTCGCTGGACCGTCCCTGA